The Huiozyma naganishii CBS 8797 chromosome 1, complete genome genome window below encodes:
- the MGE1 gene encoding mitochondrial nucleotide exchange factor MGE1 (similar to Saccharomyces cerevisiae MGE1 (YOR232W); ancestral locus Anc_8.653), producing the protein MRAFSTASALRVAYRSVLPRTAPVSSRIARATAPRASAFRLSVRGYADEAKKPEEVSTEEAADLTAEQQKIKTLEEQLETKEKENVDLKDRLLRSVADFRNLQGVTKKDVEKAKAFALQKFAKDLLESVDNFGHALGAFKEEDLKKSKEISDLYTGVKMTKEVFENTLRKHGIEKVDPLGEVFDPNKHEATFQYAQKDKEPGTVFHVQQLGYTLNNRVIRPAKVGIVKNDDA; encoded by the coding sequence ATGAGAGCGTTCAGTACGGCATCTGCGTTGAGAGTTGCATACAGGAGTGTTCTTCCAAGAACGGCGCCTGTTTCCTCTAGAATAGCAAGAGCGACGGCGCCCAGAGCATCTGCGTTCAGGCTCTCTGTCCGAGGCTACGCTGACGAGGCGAAGAAACCAGAAGAGGTGAGTACAGAGGAAGCGGCTGATCTGACGGCGGAGCAGCAGAAGATCAAGACTTTAGAGGAGCAATTGGAgacgaaggagaaggagaatgTCGATTTGAAAGACAGGCTGCTGCGGTCCGTCGCCGACTTTAGGAACTTGCAAGGTGTCACGAAAAAGGACGTTGAAAAGGCAAAGGCGTTTGCGCTGCAGAAATTTGCCAAGGATCTGTTAGAGTCTGTGGACAATTTCGGCCACGCCCTTGGTgccttcaaagaggaggacttgaagaaatccaaGGAAATCAGCGATCTGTACACCGGTGTGAAGATGACCAAAGAAGTGTTCGAAAACACGCTGCGGAAACACGGTATCGAGAAGGTCGACCCGCTTGGTGAGGTCTTCGACCCCAACAAACACGAGGCCACCTTCCAGTACGCCCAAAAGGACAAAGAACCGGGCACTGTCTTCCACGTGCAGCAGCTGGGCTACACTCTGAACAACAGAGTCATCAGACCAGCCAAAGTCGGCATCGTCAAGAATGACGACGCCTAG
- the DFR1 gene encoding dihydrofolate reductase (similar to Saccharomyces cerevisiae DFR1 (YOR236W); ancestral locus Anc_8.657) yields MTSSKIPVVGIVAALLPDLGIGFQGKLPWRLSKEMKYFREVTSLTRDPQKTNAVVMGRKTWESIPARFRPLPNRINVVISRQFPETLCKETLQEDKETYKSNSLQLAIQQLQFQLGAQLERIYIIGGGEIYNQAFDLVDYWLITKLDLAPEDSGIVKPVMDTFLNKDTLLQKFQECSHDQLLPFLPERVTLPDYNTKNGYSAEENGYVFHYSLYSRK; encoded by the coding sequence ATGACCTCCAGTAAAATACCTGTAGTCGGAATAGTCGCAGCCTTGCTGCCTGATCTAGGGATCGGGTTCCAGGGCAAATTACCATGGCGTCTCTCCAAAGAAATGAAATACTTCAGAGAGGTGACTTCGCTCACCCGCGACCCGCAAAAGACCAATGCCGTTGTGATGGGTCGGAAGACATGGGAGTCAATTCCAGCGAGATTCAGACCTTTACCCAACAGAATCAACGTCGTTATTTCAAGGCAATTTCCAGAGACACTCTGTAAAGAGACCCTCCaagaagataaagaaaCCTACAAGTCAAACTCCCTCCAGCTCGCTATACAGCAGTTGCAATTTCAACTGGGCGCACAGTTAGAGAGGATATACATCATCGGTGGCGGCGAAATCTATAACCAAGCGTTCGATCTCGTGGACTATTGGTTGATTACGAAACTAGACCTTGCGCCAGAAGACAGTGGCATAGTGAAACCAGTCATGGACACGTTCTTGAATAAGGACACGCTACTGCAGAAGTTTCAAGAATGCAGCCACGACCAATTGCTGCCATTTCTACCGGAACGGGTGACTTTACCTGACTACAACACCAAAAACGGATACTCAGCGGAAGAGAACGGGTACGTGTTTCACTACTCGCTGTACTCGAGAAAGTGA
- the KIN4 gene encoding putative serine/threonine protein kinase KIN4 (similar to Saccharomyces cerevisiae KIN4 (YOR233W) and YPL141C; ancestral locus Anc_8.654): MASVQKRHTYYGNPVSRPTNGTGDNSLPRDTSSNSIGTRSRKRNVTFGPYIVGSTLGEGEFGKVKMGWTRPVTDGNVGPSQRTPRQVAIKLIRRDTIVRNSDKETKIYREINALKHLTHPNIIVLEEILQNSKYIGIVLEYASGGEFYKYIQRKRRLKEVNASRLFSQLVSGVHYMHSKGLVHRDLKLENLLLDKNENLMITDFGFVNEFSNENVLMKTSCGSPCYAAPELVVSREAYVGVKVDIWSCGVILYAMLAGYLPWDDDPSNPNGDDISKLYSYITATPLKFPDYVNPLPRDLLRRILVADPRRRYTLGHIENHEWLLPRREFLSVSPSDWDNIMKLKNDKSALERNSPVTGSRPSSMVRIDPGKPFPRNLSSNGTARQTALETLQENGTQPPRAIKQHSAAVVVPREQASAVVRDRLPLAAHNKPRPTTLHITVTPSLVASHGKTDNIAEATPPGDTVTRSTRSYSKRSLSGHEPVSTTVGVVDKENTVNGTLATATAHAAAQGAPLVVTPLSTGAPHKEGKPSQTRDPISRIHDNDPDAMAKKRFSFMSFYSSYSSSKSNVRVDDDVKDTHTAREIRTESGSSHATRHPNRSSIMVSQMANDGRVRDASATLSKEEKRQSTARKVINFFKRRSTRM; encoded by the coding sequence ATGGCCTCTGTGCAAAAAAGGCATACATATTATGGGAACCCTGTGTCCCGCCCAACGAACGGTACCGGGGACAATAGTCTGCCTCGGGACACGTCGAGCAACAGTATAGGCACCCGAAGTCGGAAGCGGAATGTCACCTTCGGGCCGTACATTGTAGGTTCTACTCTGGGTGAAGGTGAGTTTGGGAAGGTCAAAATGGGATGGACGAGGCCTGTCACGGACGGCAATGTGGGACCTTCACAGAGGACGCCAAGACAGGTTGCGATAAAACTGATTAGAAGGGACACGATAGTGCGGAACTCGGATAAAGAAACAAAGATATACAGGGAGATCAATGCGCTGAAACACCTCACGCATCCGAACATAATTGTCTTGGAAGAGATTTTGCAGAATTCGAAATATATAGGCATTGTGCTCGAGTACGCCTCCGGTGGGGAGTTCTACAAGTACATCCAGAGGAAGAGACGGCTCAAGGAGGTGAACGCGTCCCGCTTGTTCTCCCAGTTGGTATCCGGGGTGCACTACATGCATTCGAAGGGACTGGTGCATCGGgatttgaaactggagaacTTGCTGCTTGACAAGAACGAAAACCTTATGATAACAGACTTTGGGTTCGTCAACGAGTTCTCCAACGAGAATGTGCTGATGAAAACGTCTTGTGGGTCCCCCTGCTACGCGGCACCTGAACTAGTGGTCAGCAGAGAGGCGTACGTCGGTGTCAAAGTGGATATATGGTCCTGTGGCGTCATCCTATACGCTATGCTCGCAGGGTACTTACCTTGGGATGATGATCCAAGCAACCCCAATGGTGACGATATATCGAAATTGTACTCGTACATCACTGCGACGCCGCTTAAATTCCCGGACTACGTAAACCCGCTGCCGAGGGACCTGTTGAGGAGGATACTTGTTGCTGACCCGAGACGGAGGTATACTCTGGGTCACATCGAAAATCATGAATGGCTGTTACCGCGCAGGGAATTTCTATCAGTATCACCCTCAGACTGGGACAATATCATGAAGCTTAAAAATGACAAATCTGCCCTTGAGAGAAATTCACCGGTAACAGGGTCAAGACCCAGCTCAATGGTACGCATAGACCCGGGGAAACCTTTCCCTCGAAATCTTTCCTCGAACGGCACGGCGAGACAAACCGCGCTGGAGACATTACAGGAAAATGGCACGCAGCCTCCGAGGGCGATAAAGCAGCATTCAGCGGCAGTGGTAGTCCCCCGAGAACAAGCATCTGCAGTGGTCAGAGATCGGCTGCCCCTAGCGGCTCATAATAAACCAAGACCCACAACTTTGCATATAACAGTGACGCCGTCGCTGGTTGCCTCACATGGCAAGACTGACAACATAGCAGAGGCGACCCCTCCTGGAGACACAGTCACTCGATCGACCAGATCGTACTCGAAACGCAGCCTCTCTGGTCATGAGCCGGTCTCAACGACCGTTGGTGTTGTCGATAAAGAGAATACTGTGAATGGCACTTTGGCTACTGCTACTGCACATGCTGCGGCACAAGGTGCCCCCTTGGTCGTGACTCCATTGAGCACGGGTGCGCCGCATAAAGAGGGAAAGCCCTCGCAGACGCGGGACCCGATCTCAAGGATACATGACAATGATCCCGATGCAATGGCAAAGAAGCGGTTCAGTTTCATGTCGTTTTACTCGTCGTACAGTTCCAGCAAGTCGAATGTGCGTGTCGATGACGATGTCAAAGATACTCACACCGCAAGAGAAATCCGCACTGAATCGGGCTCCTCCCATGCTACTAGGCACCCGAACAGATCGTCCATCATGGTTTCTCAGATGGCAAATGACGGTAGAGTACGGGACGCGTCCGCAACGCTCAGTAAAGAGGAGAAACGGCAATCAACTGCCCGTAAAGtcatcaattttttcaagaggAGAAGCACCCGTATGTAA
- the POC4 gene encoding Poc4p (similar to Saccharomyces cerevisiae YPL144W; ancestral locus Anc_8.656), which yields MSVRTVIRDLKSDEDASVSVPLQLVATIPTDEANTKIPISISVSYLNGGATGAQRAGTAKLQSYHYAVPNRRASHKKDNVADMPLLDTNNDWVRDLTRKIAVSVAKRHGKPCYVAWASNTELNGNGLSMDQLFMLKSCISAIDSMMPSPTN from the coding sequence ATGTCTGTGAGGACTGTGATTCGGGATTTGAAATCTGACGAGGATGCCAGCGTATCTGTACCGCTGCAGCTGGTGGCCACAATTCCTACTGACGAAGCCAATACGAAAATACCCATTTCGATATCTGTATCGTATCTGAATGGTGGTGCTACGGGTGCGCAAAGAGCGGGGACTGCGAAATTACAGTCGTACCATTACGCTGTACCAAACAGGAGAGCCTCCCATAAGAAGGATAACGTCGCCGACATGCCATTGCTCGATACAAACAACGACTGGGTCAGAGATCTGACGAGGAAGATAGCCGTTTCAGTGGCCAAGAGGCACGGCAAGCCGTGCTACGTCGCCTGGGCGAGTAACACGGAACTAAACGGTAACGGCCTTTCAATGGACCAACTGTTCATGTTGAAAAGCTGCATAAGCGCGATCGACTCCATGATGCCATCACCAACCAACTAA
- the KNAG0A03000 gene encoding uncharacterized protein (similar to Saccharomyces cerevisiae HES1 (YOR237W) and KES1 (YPL145C); ancestral locus Anc_8.658), with protein MTDYSQSSTWTSFLKSMSSFSGDLSSLSAPPFILSPMSLSEFPQYWGCHQGLFLNIARINKENYHKLYPHAKTVDEARMLAVIKWFFATLHGQYSSRSEKGGFEKKPLNPFLGELFVGKWENEKLGDTTMLTEQVSHHPPINAYCLNNEKQDITLQGYSQIKSSFSKTLRLNVKQFGHSIIETSGGSFLVTVPALHLEGLLVASPHVELEDKSYIQSSSGLICVLEYSGKGYFSGQKNTVKAKVYSSMKSLKENATPLYVISGQWSGVTTIVAGNATGTNASKPTIFSDVSKIKVDPLVVKPVEDQHPLESRKAWYDVAKAIELGDMKLISQTKSKLENAQRQLRKEEKENKTHWKTRWFEKVDYNGAAKKNDPEDGNPIDGTYLSLVGMAGLSIKNVASGTKTGEKEDRLNKTADHWRFRKDLWEKDDEVIV; from the coding sequence ATGACTGACTACTCTCAATCTTCTACGTGGACTTCATTCTTGAAGTCCATGTCCTCGTTCTCCGGTGATCTTTCCTCGCTTTCAGCTCCACCTTTCATTCTCTCGCCAATGTCATTGAGTGAGTTCCCACAGTACTGGGGGTGCCACCAGGGACTATTCCTGAACATAGCCCGGATCAACAAGGAAAACTATCACAAACTGTACCCGCACGCAAAGACCGTCGACGAGGCAAGAATGCTTGCCGTGATCAAATGGTTTTTTGCAACATTGCATGGTCAATACTCCTCCCGGTCCGAGAAGGGTGggtttgaaaagaaaccGCTGAACCCATTCTTGGGGGAGCTTTTCGTTGGTAAATGGGAGAACGAAAAGCTAGGCGACACCACCATGTTGACAGAGCAGGTGTCGCACCACCCACCCATAAATGCATACTGTCTTAACAATGAGAAGCAAGACATCACACTGCAGGGCTACTCTCAGATCAAGTCCTCCTTCTCAAAGACATTGAGACTGAACGTCAAACAGTTTGGGCATTCTATCATTGAAACTAGTGGCGGGTCATTTCTGGTGACCGTCCCAGCTTTGCATTTGGAGGGGCTCCTTGTAGCTTCGCCACATGTCGAGTTGGAAGATAAATCCTACATCCAGTCGTCCTCCGGGTTGATCTGTGTACTGGAATACTCAGGGAAGGGTTACTTTTCAGGTCAAAAGAATACAGTCAAGGCGAAAGTTTATTCTAGCatgaaatctttgaaagagaatgCAACCCCTTTGTACGTTATCTCTGGTCAGTGGAGCGGAGTGACTACCATCGTGGCAGGCAATGCCACAGGCACTAATGCGAGTAAGCCAACAATTTTCTCAGATGTTTCCAAGATAAAAGTTGACCCACTCGTTGTGAAGCCAGTGGAGGATCAACACCCGCTGGAGAGTAGGAAGGCGTGGTACGATGTCGCCAAGGCAATTGAGTTGGGTGACATGAAACTGATTTCCCAGACCAAATCCAAGTTGGAGAACGCTCAAAGACAACTtaggaaagaagaaaaggaaaacaagACGCACTGGAAAACACGATGGTTTGAAAAGGTAGACTACAATGGAGCGGCCAAAAAGAATGATCCCGAAGATGGGAACCCAATTGACGGTACGTATTTGAGCCTGGTTGGCATGGCTGGGTTGTCTATTAAGAACGTTGCTAGCGGTACGAAAACAGGTGAGAAGGAAGATAGATTGAACAAAACTGCTGATCACTGGAGGTTCAGAAAAGACCTGTGGGAGAAAGATGATGAAGTTATTGTATAA
- the KNAG0A02990 gene encoding uncharacterized protein (similar to Saccharomyces cerevisiae YOR238W; ancestral locus Anc_8.660) gives MISNLIVVPCHSVWVQHIAIDGEENLGQSPEYWILANFQHEGNDHLAFIKHALRALEELLQNWDRSVLLFSGSQTKREVGPVSEAQSYFFLLWKIIKWAECQKKMPSEFDSQLLQLLESVCNLMAKRSISSDELFQSSKINTEEFSLDSFDNLLFSLCRFKEITNAYPTHITIVGFAFKQLRFLKYHAAAIDYPSDDITYIGIEPLPLGYSAERLSKYYSDIQRNENKNALNLFENDWYGQREVLLKKKQSRNPFQRYPGYETLKLLHWDKLLAHSDESHFREFIAGRMPWSR, from the coding sequence ATGATATCAAACCTGATTGTAGTGCCGTGTCATTCTGTATGGGTGCAACATATCGCTATTGATGGTGAAGAAAACCTGGGACAATCCCCAGAATACTGGATCCTGGCCAATTTCCAACACGAAGGGAACGATCATTTGGCCTTCATCAAGCATGCGCTGAGAGCATTGGAAGAGCTTCTACAAAATTGGGACCGGTCTGTCCTTTTATTCAGTGGATCACAAACGAAAAGGGAGGTTGGTCCTGTTAGCGAAGCGCAGAgttatttctttcttctgtgGAAAATAATCAAGTGGGCTGAATGTCAAAAGAAAATGCCTTCTGAATTCGATTCGCAGTTACTGCAACTGTTAGAAAGCGTATGCAATCTTATGGCCAAACGGTCAATCTCCAGCGACGAACTATTCCAATCGTCCAAGATCAACACGGAGGAGTTTTCTCTGGATTCGTTTGATAACCTTCTGTTTTCTCTGTGCAGGTTTAAAGAAATAACTAATGCGTACCCTACACATATCACCATTGTTGGTTTCGCCTTCAAACAGTTGCGGTTTTTGAAGTACCATGCAGCTGCGATAGACTACCCCTCTGACGACATCACATACATCGGAATAGAACCTTTGCCCCTTGGTTATTCCGCAGAAAGATTATCAAAGTACTATTCTGATATCCAGCGTAACGAGAACAAAAATGCGTTGAACCTGTTTGAGAATGACTGGTACGGCCAAAGAGAAGTCttattgaaaaagaaacagtcGCGTAATCCGTTCCAAAGATACCCGGGATACGAaacgttgaagttgttgcaTTGGGACAAGTTATTGGCGCATTCTGACGAGAGCCACTTCCGCGAGTTTATTGCGGGGAGAATGCCCTGGTCAAGGTAA
- the KNAG0A03030 gene encoding 60S ribosomal protein eL33 (similar to Saccharomyces cerevisiae RPL33B (YOR234C) and RPL33A (YPL143W); ancestral locus Anc_8.655) yields MAESHRLYVKGKHVSYQRSKSVNNPNVSLIKIEGVATPQDAQFYLGKRVAYVYRASKEIRGSKIRVMWGKIARTHGNSGVVRAKFRNNLPAKTFGASVRIFLYPSNI; encoded by the coding sequence aTGGCCGAATCTCACAGACTGTACGTTAAAGGTAAGCACGTCTCCTACCAAAGATCCAAGAGCGTTAACAACCCAAACGTCTCCTTGATCAAGATCGAAGGTGTTGCCACTCCTCAAGACGCTCAATTCTACCTAGGTAAGCGTGTTGCCTACGTCTACAGAGCCTCCAAGGAGATCAGAGGTTCCAAGATCAGAGTCATGTGGGGGAAAATCGCTAGAACTCACGGTAACTCTGGTGTCGTCAGAGCTAAGTTCAGAAACAACTTGCCAGCCAAGACCTTCGGTGCCTCCGTCAGAATCTTCTTGTACCCATCCAACATTTAG
- the PXA1 gene encoding ATP-binding cassette long-chain fatty acid transporter PXA1 (similar to Saccharomyces cerevisiae PXA1 (YPL147W); ancestral locus Anc_8.661), translating to MVHDSSSNSVRARLTNAVLDMHLHCIGLKLQDIRLRSYVKVLFRHLLALTKSPLSHPRHKRRAQIILLSLVFTALTTVSGVSYAGWNIFNRLYSFYKYSWRRGGPFLLRRTRSQLQLVTGARIMYIKEGEDAVQSASHGVEENNGETKRKKIFIPPKDEDLYEHDKFLFKNAETERGKLSTIFYSKFLNQMSVLSKILIPSMFDKNALLLTLQIFFLVMRTWLSLFVARLDGQIVKDIIAGKRRKFLIDLVIWFLIALPASYTNSAIKFLQRKLSLNFRVNLTRYIHDMYLDKRLAFYKVTFDSKATSSVIKNIDNSITNDITRFSDATCSVFANIAKPVIDLIFFSVYLRDNLGTFGVSGIFINYFITGYILKSYTPPLGKLSSASSAADGNYYNYHLNMINNNEEISFYQGTEVEKKKVFQLYDTLMDRMLNISKKKFNYTMIEDYILKYTWSGLGYVFASIPIVFSTGSSNEGREQNNMKDFIVNKRLMLSLADAGSRLMHSMKDISQLTGYTNRIFNLLCILHRVHSVDFNYGAATKLMDDPADTNATSRHLLSKMKSPEKEEVISGTVQRKFRGIRLENIDIMIPSVRGKSGIKLIKKLTFQIPPHLDQLSSKTSSLQDITSMSNIPLPFLSGQASSLLILGPNGCGKSSIQRIIAEIWPIYNKNGLLSKPDSSSLLCIPQKPYFTRGGTFRDQIIYPMSSDEFFDNGFKDKVLVWILSEVHLDYLLKRAPGWSYLDEVTEWKDVLSGGEKQRMNFARILFHKPKFIVLDEATNAISADMEDYLFNMLKKFRFSFITISQRPSLIKYHDMLLEIADRDGKWQLQTLGTDEAITTIDHEIEELQIKLQKVEEWKKQRDELQQKLTIL from the coding sequence ATGGTACACGATAGTAGCAGTAATAGTGTGCGTGCGAGGCTCACGAATGCGGTGCTGGATATGCACTTGCACTGCATAGGCCTGAAGTTACAGGATATCAGGCTGCGATCGTACGTGAAGGTGCTGTTCCGCCACCTGCTGGCTCTGACGAAGTCCCCACTGTCGCATCCTAGGCATAAACGGCGCGCGCAGATCATACTGCTGTCGCTGGTGTTTACGGCACTGACAACCGTCTCCGGGGTCTCGTATGCCGGCTGGAACATATTCAACAGACTTTACTCCTTCTACAAATATTCTTGGAGGCGTGGCGGGCCCTTTTTGCTGCGCAGAACGAGATCTCAACTGCAACTGGTCACGGGTGCACGGATAATGTATATAAAGGAGGGCGAGGATGCAGTACAGTCAGCCTCACACGGGGTTGAAGAGAATAATGGCGagacaaagagaaagaaaattttcatcCCCCCCAAGGACGAGGATCTGTACGAGCATGATAAGTTCCTGTTCAAGAATGCGGAGACGGAGAGGGGGAAATTGTCCACGATTTTCTActccaagtttttgaaccaaATGAGCGTCTTATCCAAGATCCTGATTCCGTCCATGTTTGACAAAAATGCACTCCTACTGACGCTGCagatcttcttcctcgtGATGAGAACGTGGTTGTCTCTTTTCGTGGCGCGTCTCGATGGGCAAATAGTGAAGGATATAATCGCGGGGAAGCGAAGAAAGTTCTTGATCGACTTGGTTATATGGTTTCTGATCGCGTTGCCCGCATCTTATACTAACAGTGCGATTAAGTTTTTGCAACGGAAACTCAGTTTGAATTTCAGAGTGAACTTGACCAGATACATCCACGACATGTACCTGGACAAGAGATTGGCATTTTACAAAGTGACCTTCGATTCAAAGGCTACCAGTTCTGTCATCAAGAATATTGACAACTCAATAACGAACGATATCACAAGGTTTAGTGATGCTACATGCTCTGTATTTGCCAATATCGCCAAACCCGTGATAGACTTGATATTCTTCTCCGTCTACCTAAGAGATAATCTGGGGACCTTTGGTGTGTCCGGGATCTTTATTAACTATTTCATCACTGGATATATCCTGAAATCTTACACACCACCTCTCGGGAAGCTGTCGAGTGCCAGTTCAGCAGCAGATGGAAACTACTACAATTACCATTTGAACATGATCAACAATAACGAGGAAATCTCATTCTACCAGGGGACAGAggtggagaagaagaaagtgttccaATTGTACGATACTTTGATGGACAGGATGCTTAACAtaagcaagaaaaaattcaacTATACCATGATAGAAGATtacattttgaaatatacCTGGTCTGGACTAGGGTACGTCTTTGCATCCATCCCTATCGTGTTTTCAACAGGATCGTCGAACGAGGGCAGAGAGCAGAACAATATGAAGGATTTCATAGTTAACAAAAGATTAATGCTGTCATTGGCTGATGCTGGCTCCAGATTAATGCATTCCATGAAGGATATTTCTCAACTCACAGGTTATACCAACAGGATTTTCAACCTGCTCTGCATCTTGCATCGGGTTCATTCCGTCGACTTTAACTATGGAGCTGCCACAAAATTGATGGATGATCCAGCAGATACTAATGCCACTAGCAGACACTTGTTGAGCAAGATGAAAAGCCcagagaaagaggaggtCATTAGTGgtactgttcaaagaaagtTCAGGGGTATTAGGCTGGAAAACATCGACATTATGATTCCATCCGTTAGAGGCAAGAGCGGAATAAAActgatcaagaaactgacTTTCCAGATCCCACCGCACCTTGACCAGCTTTCATCCAAAACAAGCTCTCTACAAGACATAACGTCTATGTCTAACATACCTTTACCCTTCTTAAGTGGTCAAGCTTCCAGTCTATTAATCCTGGGACCCAACGGCTGCGGTAAAAGCTCGATCCAAAGGATTATTGCCGAAATCTGGCCAATCTACAACAAGAATGGGCTCCTATCAAAACCAGATAGTAGTTCACTGCTGTGTATCCCACAAAAACCCTATTTCACAAGAGGAGGTACATTTAGAGACCAAATAATATACCCGATGTCTTCTGATGAATTCTTCGATAACGGGTTCAAGGATAAAGTGCTAGTTTGGATCTTATCGGAGGTGCATCTAGATTATTTACTAAAGAGGGCTCCTGGTTGGTCCTATCTGGATGAGGTCACTGAATGGAAAGATGTTTTGAGTGGTGGGGAAAAACAGAGGATGAATTTTGCCAGGATATTGTTCCACAAGCCGAAATTCATCGTTCTTGATGAGGCAACCAACGCTATAAGTGCCGATATGGAGGATtacttgttcaacatgCTAAAGAAATTCCGTTTCAGTTTTATTACCATCTCTCAGCGTCCATCTCTAATCAAGTATCACGACATGCTGCTGGAAATAGCAGATAGGGACGGGAAGTGGCAACTGCAAACTCTGGGGACCGATGAGGCCATCACCACTATTGACCacgaaattgaagagtTACAGATAAAGTTGCAAAAGGTAGAAGAATGGAAGAAACAGCGGGACGAATTACAACAGAAATTGACTATTTTGTGA